In one window of Streptomyces sp. NBC_01224 DNA:
- a CDS encoding response regulator transcription factor, translating to MSSLLLLTNALQPSTEVLPALGLLLHSVRVAPAEGPALVDTPGADVILIDGRRDLPQVRSLCQLLRSTGPGCPLILVVTEGGLAAVTADWGIDDVLLDTAGPAEVEARLRLATGRQQISADDSPMEIRNGDLSVDEATYSAKLKGRVLDLTFKEFELLKYLAQHPGRVFTRAQLLQEVWGYDYFGGTRTVDVHVRRLRAKFGPEHESLIGTVRNVGYRFVAPEKVERAAEAKAQAAAKAAAEPVTRPEQSRVAEVVEEAPVRPANR from the coding sequence ATGAGTTCACTGCTGCTCCTGACGAATGCCCTTCAACCGTCGACGGAGGTGCTTCCGGCCCTCGGTCTCCTGCTGCACAGCGTGCGGGTGGCGCCGGCCGAAGGCCCCGCTCTCGTCGACACCCCCGGTGCCGACGTCATCCTGATCGACGGCCGCCGCGATCTGCCGCAGGTGCGGTCGCTGTGCCAGCTGCTACGGTCCACCGGACCGGGCTGTCCGCTGATCCTCGTCGTGACGGAGGGTGGTCTCGCGGCCGTCACCGCCGACTGGGGCATCGACGACGTGCTGCTGGACACGGCGGGACCGGCCGAGGTCGAGGCCCGGCTGCGGCTGGCCACCGGCCGGCAGCAGATCAGCGCCGACGACTCCCCGATGGAGATCCGCAACGGCGATCTGTCGGTCGACGAGGCGACGTACAGCGCGAAGCTCAAGGGCCGGGTCCTGGACCTGACCTTCAAGGAATTCGAACTGCTCAAATATCTGGCACAGCACCCGGGCCGGGTCTTCACCCGCGCCCAGCTGCTCCAGGAGGTCTGGGGCTACGACTACTTCGGCGGTACTCGTACGGTCGATGTCCATGTGCGGCGACTGCGCGCCAAGTTCGGCCCCGAACACGAGTCGCTGATCGGTACGGTCCGCAACGTCGGCTACCGCTTCGTCGCACCGGAGAAGGTGGAGCGTGCCGCCGAGGCCAAGGCGCAGGCCGCGGCGAAGGCGGCCGCCGAACCCGTAACCCGTCCGGAGCAGTCGCGCGTGGCCGAGGTCGTCGAAGAAGCCCCGGTCCGGCCTGCCAACCGGTAG
- a CDS encoding phosphatidylinositol-specific phospholipase C, protein MSPYTATRRNFLAGALAATATVVVGAGPATAGARQVLATQDWMGAVPDGTALQRLTIPGSHDSGARYGGPWTECQNTTVGEQLISGLRFLDVRCRVTGDSFAIHHGASYQNLMFGDVLGACWDFLAAHPGETVLMRVKQEYSEESDAEFRRIFDLYLDVKGWRPLFRIGSALPSLGEARGMVVLLADNGGLPGVRYADPELFDIQDDYMAEPFAKYPKIEAQFRKAAQQPGKLFMNYVSTAALMPPRWNADRLNPQVQSFLDGSQAAGWTGLGIVPLDFPATRSGLVESLIRHNPGV, encoded by the coding sequence ATGAGTCCGTACACCGCCACTCGCCGGAACTTCCTGGCCGGCGCTCTCGCCGCCACCGCCACCGTTGTCGTCGGCGCGGGCCCCGCCACCGCCGGGGCCCGGCAGGTCCTCGCCACCCAGGACTGGATGGGCGCCGTCCCCGATGGCACCGCGTTGCAACGCCTCACGATCCCCGGTTCGCACGACTCGGGGGCTCGCTACGGTGGGCCGTGGACGGAGTGTCAGAACACCACCGTGGGCGAGCAGTTGATCAGCGGGCTGCGGTTCCTCGACGTGCGGTGCCGGGTCACCGGTGACTCGTTCGCGATCCATCACGGCGCCTCGTACCAGAACCTGATGTTCGGCGATGTGCTCGGCGCCTGTTGGGACTTCCTGGCGGCTCACCCGGGCGAGACCGTGCTGATGCGGGTCAAGCAGGAGTACTCCGAGGAGAGCGACGCGGAGTTCCGGCGGATCTTCGACCTCTACCTCGACGTCAAGGGGTGGCGGCCGTTGTTCCGTATCGGCTCCGCGCTGCCCTCGCTGGGTGAGGCGCGCGGCATGGTCGTACTGCTTGCCGACAACGGCGGTCTGCCCGGGGTCCGTTACGCCGATCCGGAACTCTTCGACATCCAGGACGACTACATGGCGGAGCCGTTCGCCAAGTATCCGAAGATCGAGGCCCAGTTCCGCAAGGCCGCGCAGCAGCCCGGGAAGCTGTTCATGAACTACGTCAGCACCGCCGCCCTGATGCCGCCGCGCTGGAACGCGGACCGGCTCAACCCGCAGGTGCAGTCGTTCCTGGACGGATCGCAGGCGGCGGGCTGGACCGGGCTCGGGATCGTCCCGCTGGACTTCCCCGCCACCCGGTCCGGCCTGGTGGAATCGCTGATCCGGCACAACCCCGGGGTCTGA
- a CDS encoding sensor histidine kinase, with translation MTETLHRLRALPLRTRLALLVATAVAVAVAVVAAACWVVTRAQLEQQMDDSLRNVQVSDDYVQTLLVACTRPDRATAPQLQGTYTVQLVTVSGSTCTAAKTSPIGVTAADIAVAAHLRDNSLHSARAENGKEMRVYTYAYEPRSQVPGLLQGSFAVSIARPMSDVDDPLSTLAWVLLVVSGIGVIGAGAAGLWVARTGLRPVDELTETVEHVARTEDLTVHIPVEGEDEIARLSRSFNSMTASLASSRDRQAQLIADAGHELRTPLTSLRTNIELLARSDDTGRAIPPDDRRALMKSVKAQMTELASLIGDLQELARPDAADPGPLQVVALHDIADTALERARLRGPELTIRADLTPWYVRAEPAGLERAVVNVLDNAVKFSPPRGTIEVALRNGELTVRDHGPGIPAEELPHVFERFWRSPSARQLPGSGLGLSIVARTVQQSGGEVTLRPAAEGDGTEASIRLPGAPQPPPGL, from the coding sequence ATGACCGAGACCCTGCACCGGCTCCGCGCCCTGCCGCTGCGAACCCGGCTCGCGCTGCTGGTGGCGACGGCGGTGGCGGTCGCGGTGGCGGTGGTCGCGGCGGCGTGCTGGGTTGTGACGCGGGCCCAGCTGGAGCAGCAGATGGACGACTCGTTGCGCAACGTCCAGGTCAGCGACGACTATGTGCAGACCCTGCTCGTCGCCTGTACGCGCCCCGATCGAGCGACCGCACCGCAGCTCCAGGGAACGTACACCGTGCAGCTCGTCACCGTGTCCGGGAGCACGTGCACCGCCGCCAAGACGTCACCGATCGGAGTGACCGCCGCCGACATCGCCGTGGCGGCCCACCTGCGCGACAACTCCCTGCACTCGGCCAGGGCCGAGAACGGCAAGGAGATGCGCGTCTACACCTACGCGTACGAGCCCCGCAGCCAGGTTCCGGGCCTGCTGCAGGGAAGCTTCGCCGTCTCCATCGCCCGCCCGATGAGCGACGTCGACGACCCGCTCTCCACCCTCGCCTGGGTCCTCCTGGTCGTCTCCGGCATCGGCGTGATCGGCGCCGGCGCGGCCGGTCTCTGGGTCGCCCGCACCGGTCTGCGCCCCGTCGACGAGCTCACCGAGACGGTCGAGCACGTCGCCCGCACCGAGGACCTCACTGTCCACATCCCGGTCGAGGGCGAGGACGAGATCGCCCGGCTGTCCCGCTCCTTCAACTCGATGACCGCCTCCCTCGCCAGCTCCCGCGACCGTCAGGCCCAGCTGATCGCGGATGCCGGCCACGAACTGCGGACACCGCTGACGTCCCTCCGTACCAACATCGAACTCCTCGCCCGCAGCGACGACACCGGCAGGGCCATCCCGCCGGACGACCGCAGGGCCCTGATGAAATCGGTCAAGGCGCAGATGACCGAGCTGGCCTCGCTCATCGGCGACCTCCAGGAACTGGCCCGCCCCGACGCGGCGGACCCCGGCCCGCTCCAGGTCGTCGCTCTGCACGACATCGCGGACACGGCCCTGGAACGCGCCCGCCTGCGCGGCCCCGAGCTGACGATCAGGGCGGACCTGACGCCTTGGTACGTACGGGCCGAGCCGGCCGGGCTGGAGCGGGCGGTGGTCAACGTCCTGGACAACGCGGTCAAGTTCAGCCCGCCCCGCGGCACTATCGAGGTCGCGCTACGGAACGGTGAACTGACCGTACGGGACCACGGCCCCGGCATCCCCGCCGAGGAACTCCCCCACGTCTTCGAACGCTTCTGGCGCTCCCCGTCCGCCCGCCAGCTCCCCGGTTCGGGCCTGGGCCTGTCGATCGTCGCCCGCACGGTCCAGCAGTCGGGCGGCGAAGTGACCCTGCGCCCGGCGGCGGAGGGAGACGGCACCGAGGCGTCGATCAGGCTGCCGGGGGCCCCGCAGCCGCCACCGGGGCTCTGA
- a CDS encoding response regulator transcription factor encodes MSPAEDDPQRILIVDDEPAVREALQRSLAFEGYGTEVAVDGLDALAKAESYAPDLIVLDIQMPRMDGLTAARRLRSAGTTTPILMLTARDTVGDRVTGLDAGADDYLVKPFELDELFARIRALLRRSSYAAAAGGVPDDDVLDFADLRMNLATREVTRGTRRVELTRTEFTLLEMFLAHPRQVLTREQILKAVWGFDFEPSSNSLDVYVMYLRRKTEAGGEPRLVHTVRGVGYALRSGGGDG; translated from the coding sequence ATGAGCCCCGCCGAAGACGATCCCCAACGCATCCTGATCGTCGACGACGAGCCCGCCGTGCGTGAGGCACTGCAGCGCAGTCTCGCGTTCGAGGGGTACGGCACCGAGGTCGCCGTCGACGGTCTCGACGCCCTCGCCAAGGCCGAGTCGTACGCCCCCGACCTCATCGTCCTCGACATCCAGATGCCGCGGATGGACGGGTTGACGGCGGCCCGCAGGCTTCGCTCCGCAGGCACCACCACACCCATCCTGATGCTCACCGCCCGCGACACCGTCGGCGACCGGGTCACCGGTCTGGACGCGGGCGCAGACGACTACCTGGTGAAGCCGTTCGAACTGGACGAGCTCTTCGCCCGCATCCGGGCCCTGCTGCGCCGCAGCTCGTACGCGGCCGCGGCGGGCGGCGTCCCGGACGACGATGTGCTGGACTTCGCCGATCTGCGGATGAACCTCGCCACCCGCGAGGTCACCCGGGGCACGCGCCGGGTCGAGCTGACCCGTACCGAGTTCACCCTGCTGGAGATGTTCCTGGCGCACCCGCGGCAGGTGCTGACCCGCGAGCAGATCCTCAAGGCGGTGTGGGGCTTCGACTTCGAACCGAGCTCCAACTCCCTGGACGTGTACGTGATGTACCTGCGCCGCAAGACGGAGGCGGGCGGCGAACCGCGGCTCGTGCACACGGTGCGAGGGGTCGGTTACGCGCTCCGCTCCGGCGGCGGTGACGGATGA
- a CDS encoding S1C family serine protease produces the protein MTESQRPSGEYPMYPSYGNGDASYPPPPSYQPAQPIATGPGTTVWPGRGGGADGHGGGGDGGYGSDLPQPAPEPASSRRRARRPVALLAAVAIAAAVVGGGTATVIGQLIGNDTNSTGSGVVPGTTVSQSSKGTVAGVAQAVSPMIVEINATSTAGESTGSGVVITSDGEVVTNNHVISGASSIKVTLSTGKTYNAKVVGTDPDKDLALIKLQGASGLKTATLGDSSAVAVGDQVVAIGSPEGLTGTVTSGIVSALDRDVTVAKEDTGGQNQGQGGGEQWPFEFGGRQFNGDTGNSTTTYKAIQTDASLNPGNSGGALINMNGEIIGINSAMYSASSSNGSSSAGAGSVGLGFAIPVNTLKADLNTLRSGNSS, from the coding sequence ATGACAGAGAGCCAGCGCCCGAGCGGCGAGTACCCGATGTACCCCTCGTACGGCAACGGTGACGCGTCCTACCCGCCGCCGCCGTCCTACCAGCCCGCGCAGCCGATCGCGACGGGCCCCGGAACCACCGTGTGGCCCGGCCGGGGCGGCGGCGCCGACGGGCACGGCGGAGGCGGGGACGGCGGTTACGGCTCCGACCTCCCGCAGCCCGCACCCGAGCCTGCCTCGTCCCGGCGCCGGGCCCGGCGGCCGGTGGCCCTCCTGGCGGCCGTGGCGATCGCGGCGGCGGTCGTCGGTGGCGGTACCGCCACCGTCATCGGCCAGCTCATCGGCAACGACACGAACAGCACGGGCAGCGGCGTCGTCCCCGGCACCACCGTCTCGCAGAGCAGCAAGGGAACCGTCGCCGGTGTCGCCCAGGCCGTCTCGCCGATGATCGTCGAGATCAACGCGACCTCGACCGCGGGCGAGTCCACCGGCTCCGGAGTGGTCATCACGTCCGACGGCGAGGTCGTCACCAACAACCACGTCATCTCCGGCGCCTCGTCGATCAAGGTGACGCTCAGCACGGGCAAGACGTACAACGCGAAGGTCGTCGGCACCGACCCCGACAAGGACCTCGCACTCATCAAGCTCCAGGGTGCGAGCGGGCTGAAGACAGCCACGCTGGGCGACTCCTCGGCGGTCGCGGTCGGCGACCAGGTCGTCGCGATCGGCTCGCCGGAGGGCCTCACCGGCACCGTCACCAGCGGCATCGTCTCCGCCCTCGACCGCGATGTCACAGTCGCCAAGGAGGACACCGGCGGCCAGAACCAGGGGCAGGGCGGCGGCGAGCAGTGGCCGTTCGAGTTCGGCGGCCGGCAGTTCAACGGCGACACCGGCAACTCCACCACCACGTACAAGGCCATCCAGACCGACGCCTCGCTCAACCCCGGCAACTCCGGTGGCGCGCTCATCAATATGAACGGCGAGATCATCGGCATCAACTCCGCAATGTACTCGGCGAGTTCGTCCAACGGATCCAGCAGCGCCGGTGCGGGCAGCGTGGGCCTCGGCTTCGCGATCCCGGTGAACACGCTCAAGGCCGATCTCAACACCCTGCGGTCCGGCAACAGCTCCTGA
- a CDS encoding MoaD/ThiS family protein, whose amino-acid sequence MPAGTIRYWAAAKAAAGTAEEPYTAATLAEALDAVRERHPGELTRVLQRCSFLIDGAPVGTRSHETVRLAEGGTVEVLPPFAGG is encoded by the coding sequence ATGCCTGCGGGAACGATCCGCTACTGGGCCGCCGCCAAGGCCGCCGCCGGGACCGCGGAGGAGCCGTACACAGCCGCGACCCTCGCCGAGGCGCTCGACGCGGTGCGTGAGCGGCACCCCGGTGAGCTCACCCGGGTGCTGCAAAGGTGCTCGTTCCTCATCGACGGTGCCCCCGTAGGGACCCGCAGTCATGAGACCGTACGCCTTGCCGAGGGCGGCACGGTCGAGGTGCTCCCGCCGTTCGCAGGAGGGTGA
- a CDS encoding alpha/beta hydrolase family protein, whose product MSSVSEGRFRSSSVPLITPGPLRTTLRTDDGVHIEAVYQPCTADAGAAAGTSFDSTAIVVAHGFTGAVDRPAVRRAAGVFAQRAAVITFSFRGHGGSGGRSTVGDREVLDLAAAVEWARALGHRRIVTVGFSMGGSVVLRHGALYAGRSTAGTEAGGVAEREGRIEARNEAHADAVVAVSAPARWYYRGTAPMRRLHWVVTRPVGRLVGRYGFRTRIDRNEWNPVPLAPVQAAGLIAPAPLLIVHGDQDPYFPLDHPRMLADAAGDGAELWLERGMGHAENAADENLLTRIGDWAVAR is encoded by the coding sequence ATGAGTTCAGTGTCCGAGGGGCGATTTCGGAGTTCTTCTGTTCCCTTGATCACGCCGGGTCCACTGCGCACCACATTGCGGACCGATGACGGGGTGCATATCGAGGCGGTGTACCAGCCGTGTACGGCAGACGCCGGGGCTGCTGCGGGAACATCCTTCGACAGTACTGCGATCGTGGTCGCGCACGGTTTCACCGGAGCGGTGGACCGGCCCGCGGTGCGGCGTGCCGCGGGGGTGTTCGCCCAGCGTGCGGCCGTGATCACGTTCTCCTTCCGGGGGCACGGCGGGTCCGGCGGGCGGTCGACGGTGGGCGACCGCGAGGTGCTGGATCTCGCGGCTGCGGTGGAGTGGGCGCGGGCGCTCGGACACCGGCGGATCGTGACCGTCGGGTTTTCGATGGGCGGTTCCGTGGTGCTGCGGCACGGGGCGCTGTATGCGGGACGATCGACGGCCGGTACGGAAGCCGGTGGTGTTGCGGAGCGCGAGGGGCGCATTGAGGCGCGCAACGAGGCGCACGCGGATGCGGTGGTGGCCGTGAGCGCCCCTGCGCGCTGGTACTACCGGGGCACGGCTCCGATGCGCCGCCTGCACTGGGTGGTCACCCGACCCGTCGGCCGGCTGGTCGGCCGCTACGGGTTCCGCACGCGGATCGACCGGAACGAGTGGAATCCGGTGCCGCTCGCGCCGGTCCAGGCGGCCGGGCTGATCGCCCCGGCCCCGCTGCTGATCGTGCACGGCGACCAGGACCCGTACTTCCCGCTGGACCACCCCCGGATGCTGGCGGACGCGGCGGGCGACGGTGCCGAGCTGTGGCTGGAGCGTGGCATGGGCCATGCCGAGAACGCCGCCGACGAGAACTTGCTCACCCGCATCGGCGACTGGGCGGTGGCGCGGTGA
- a CDS encoding LacI family DNA-binding transcriptional regulator, with translation MAKVTRDDVARLAGTSTAVVSYVINNGPRPVAPATRERVLAAIKELGYRPDRVAQAMASRRTDLIGMIVPDARQPFFAEMAHAVEQAAAERGKMVLVGNSDYRDEREVHYLRAFLGMRVSGLILVSQGPSERAAAEIEAWDARVVLLHERPEAIDDVAVVTDDIGGAQLATRHLLEHGNEYVACLGGMESTPAVGDPVADHVEGWRRAMHESGRSTEGRLFQAPYNRYDAYQVALKLLAGPDRPPAIFCSTDDQAIGVLRAARELRIDVPGDLAVAGFDDVKEAGLTDPPLTTVFSDRPAMARAAVDLVLDDALRVSGSRRERLKQFPSALVVRRSCGCGEPTVGAR, from the coding sequence GTGGCCAAGGTGACGCGGGACGATGTGGCGAGACTGGCGGGTACGTCGACCGCGGTCGTCAGCTATGTCATCAACAACGGACCCAGGCCGGTCGCCCCGGCCACGCGCGAGCGGGTGCTCGCCGCGATCAAGGAGCTGGGGTACCGGCCCGACCGAGTTGCCCAGGCCATGGCCTCGCGGCGGACCGACCTCATAGGGATGATCGTGCCGGACGCCCGGCAGCCGTTCTTCGCGGAGATGGCGCACGCGGTCGAACAGGCTGCCGCCGAGCGCGGAAAGATGGTGCTCGTCGGCAACTCCGACTACCGCGACGAGCGCGAGGTCCACTATCTGCGGGCCTTTCTCGGCATGCGGGTCTCCGGGCTGATCCTGGTCAGCCAGGGCCCCAGCGAGCGGGCGGCGGCCGAGATCGAGGCATGGGACGCGCGGGTCGTGCTGCTGCACGAGCGGCCCGAGGCGATCGATGACGTCGCGGTCGTCACGGACGACATCGGCGGCGCCCAGCTCGCCACCCGGCACCTGCTGGAACACGGCAACGAGTACGTGGCGTGCCTCGGCGGCATGGAGTCGACCCCGGCGGTCGGCGACCCGGTCGCCGACCACGTCGAGGGCTGGCGCCGTGCGATGCACGAGTCGGGGCGCTCGACGGAGGGCCGGCTCTTCCAGGCCCCGTACAACCGTTACGACGCCTATCAGGTGGCGCTGAAGCTGCTCGCGGGTCCGGACAGGCCGCCGGCGATCTTCTGCTCGACGGACGACCAGGCCATCGGTGTGCTGCGGGCCGCGCGCGAGCTGCGGATCGATGTGCCCGGGGATCTCGCCGTGGCGGGCTTCGACGACGTCAAGGAAGCCGGTCTGACAGATCCGCCGCTGACTACGGTCTTCTCGGACCGCCCGGCGATGGCACGGGCGGCCGTGGACCTGGTGCTCGACGACGCGTTGCGGGTGTCGGGGTCGCGGCGGGAGCGGCTGAAGCAGTTCCCGTCGGCGCTGGTGGTGCGGCGGTCGTGCGGCTGCGGGGAGCCCACGGTCGGGGCGCGATAG